The Hordeum vulgare subsp. vulgare chromosome 7H, MorexV3_pseudomolecules_assembly, whole genome shotgun sequence DNA window ACTTCAAACAGGAAAAGAACATACCTTGGAATAGCGCCCTCTAACATGGCAAAGCCGTGGCCACTGAACCAAAGAAATAAGATTCAAGCACCAGAGATAAAGGTCAAGACTTCTGCAAGGTCCTTGACTATCACCCTGCTTCAAGAAGATATTGGCATTTTACAGAACTCTGAACAGACAAGAGACCAGGTGTTTGCTAGTTATAGTGCTCCGAAGATGGGGGCCAACTTAGCCTGGGGTACTCATATCTAACACTAACACCATAGGTCCGAACTCTAAAATGTAGGCCAATCGTCAGATATAATGGTGCAAAATGCTTCCCTCTGACAAAATCCTGGAACTTTACTTTCGTATATTTCAAATTATACTTGAAGATCCACTAGATCTTCATCTATAAGCTGCATGTGGTCCCTGGGATCACTGCCAGCCATCCTCATCATGTGATGAATATCTTGCAGCAGACTATAAATCAACTCAGACTCACTGTGGGACTTGTCACGTGCTACAAATACATGTACCTTATTTGCCAGCTCAATCCAACTACATCCTGGCTGTTTCTTTAGTCCTCTATCATTCATCTCAGACCGAATCTTTGCTGCTTCTTTCCACTTACCAGCAGAAGCATAAATATTAGACAAGAGAGTGTAAGTTCCGGCATTATCAGGTTCTGCTTCTAAGAGATTTCTTGCTGCCAAATCGCCGATGCTTTCATTTCCATGTGCGTTACACCCACCTAGAAGGGCACTCCATACAGTACTTGATGTAGGCTTAAGTTTAAGACCGTTGATTAATCTTTTGGCATCATCAAGTCTTCCGGCTCGGCTACAGAGATCAATCAAGCAACTGTAATGCTCATCCCGCACTGCAATGGACTTATCCTTTGCCATGTATTCAAATATCCTAAGCCCTTCGTCAACCAAACCAGAGTGGCTACATGCAGACAGCAATCCCACATACGTGACATCATTAGGCTTATATCTATTTTCCTGCATCTTTTCATACAAAGCTATAGCTTCTACACCAGCCCCATGATGTGCATATGCTGCAATCATCCCATTCCAAGATATTACGTCCTTCTCCCCCGAGAGATCAAACACCTTCCTTGCCAATCTAATTTCGCCACATTTGGCATATAACTTCATGAGGCTGGACTCGATAAAATTATCAAACTGGAATGGTGTTTTGCATATCATCTGATGCACCTGCTGCCCTTCACTGAGTCCCGCAAGATTGCTGCACGCATCAACCGCGCCCAAAAATGTCACCTGATTCGGTCTGATCCCGTCAACGAGCATACCGTTAAATACCTGCAGTGCCATTTCGCTCTCATTACCTTGCAAGCAACCATTCATCATAGTAGTCCAGCTGACTACATTCCGCTTAGGCATCTCGTCAAAGAGTTCTTGTGCCTTCTTCAGATCTTTGTTCTGGATAAAACCGGTGATCATGATGTTCCAAGAAGCGACGTCCCTCTCGGGCATATTCATGAACAAATCAAGAGCTTCGTCGATCCTGAGGTTCCGGGCGTACCCGGAGATCATGGCATTCCAGGAAACGACATTCCTCTCCGGCATGCCATCGAACAGCGCTCGAGCCTCGTCCGCGCTTCCGCTCCGTGCGAGGCCGGAGATCATCGTCGTCCACGACATCACATTCCTCTCGGGCATTCTCTCAAACAGCCTCCGTGCCTCGTCCATGGTTCCAGACCGCACCAGCGCGGCCAGAAGGATGTTCCAGGAGCCGGCGTCCCTCACGGGCATACCATCGAACAGCGCGCACGCGGCCCCCATGCGGCCGGCCGAGGCGTAGGCCTCCAGCATCGTGTTCCACGACACGACGTTCCTCTCGGGCATCCGGTCGAACAGCGCCCTGGCCTCGTCGACGCGGCGCGCCCGCGCGTACCCGGAGAGGAGCGCGGTCCAGGTGACCACGTTCCGGCGCGCGTCGGGGCGGTGCAACAGcgcgctggcctcgtggagctggcCCTGGCGCGCGTACGCCGCGACCATCGCCGTCCAGGACACCACGTCCCGGTCCGGCGTCCGGTCGAACAGCCTGCGGGCGTCGGGGACGCGCCCCGCGGCGGCCAGCTCGGCGATGCGGCGGTTCGGATCCTGGACATGGCTGAACGCGTCGGTGGCGGAGACGGCGGCCGCGCCGTGGTAGGAGAAGGTGTAAGCGAGGCGGAGCCGCGGTGAGCGGAGGCGGCGCAGCGCGGCGCCGGCTGCTGCCATGCTTGGAAGAAGCAGCGACCTCTGAACCCCGATTTAGAGGGGATGCTACCGCCACGTCGGAGTGTCGGACAACCAGCGTGGAACCTCTGGCCCACGTGTGAGACGACAGGTGGGTCCTATCTGTCAGTCCGTTATGAAGCAAGGCTGATCTGAAAATCCAGTCCGTGAATTGAACGGTCTATGTTTAGAATGCGCTTGGCTGTAGAACTAAGTACTCCATCCATTTTGGCTCAATTAAATGGTAGAAGGTGTTTAACCAGTGACACTTCAAATCATGTACTCCCTCCACTTGAAATACTTGACGCTCAAACGTTGTATAAGTAATTTCAGATGGAGAAAGTATAAAATATATACGGTGAGGTAAATTTCCATCCCTGTCGATTTGTATGCTAGGTGACTTACAAAAATACCCATGTCTATCGACATGAAGGACATGAGGAAGACCAATAGCAATGATGGATTTAGGCCCCATGCAGCCCAGGCAGTGGCATGGACGTCCCAATTGGTTTGTCACTGGGGTCTGGCGCAGTTCGCCTGGGGCGCGGCAGGGACGGAGCTCCCTTGTAGGCAATGGGGTCAATTGACCTCAGTAAAATTAGCAATTCCTTCAATAATTTAGCATTAATCATTACTCATTTATGAAGGATGACCCTATTATCATAGACATGACCCCATAAACTTTTTTCAAACTTCATCACTAGGGCGCGGTCTATTCATGTATCCGCCACTGACAAAGAAGATACTATAAGTTTTAGATTGCTCAATGAGATACATAGAACACATCAATATACACATTCTTACGATTATTTATTTATGTATGAGTCCATACCGTCCCTCTTCAACACATAGAAATTGTTCACGTAAGTCTAGCAGAGTCACATTGAAAGCAACACTCTAATCACACAACAATAATCAAGGCTTGCCTGGAACGTTGTGTGATTGTAGGTCCGCTACTGATAACTAGGTTGCATGGTGAAGTGATCCAGTTCGTCCCCGTCATCCACTGTCAGCTCCAAGCCCCAACCCCTCGGAACGATGAAGATCTTGATCACATGTTTTCTATTTTTACATGTGATACTTGGAGATGGTCCTTTAGGGGTTGTACTTTCATTTTTGAGTGCACAATGGGTGTGGGATGATGTAATACGTTGGTTGTTGTGTGCGAACTGGATGATGTAACCTGTTTGGTTTATTGTTGTAATGGAGTTAGGGTTGGAGCCATTTTCCTCTAAAACACAAGAAGTTTCGTAGTGTCGATTCTTGGCAAGTACAATTAGATCTTGCCTCTACCTCTAAGCACATAAAATGGAATTCTCACACTGGTCATTGGCTATATGTATTGTTTCCCCTTCCATTAGGACCCATAGCAGTCTGGATTCTAAGCATTATGCTTGCGTTTGTTGCCAACAATGGCGAAAGTCGCAAAAAGAGCAACAGGGA harbors:
- the LOC123411013 gene encoding pentatricopeptide repeat-containing protein At2g35030, mitochondrial; the protein is MAAAGAALRRLRSPRLRLAYTFSYHGAAAVSATDAFSHVQDPNRRIAELAAAGRVPDARRLFDRTPDRDVVSWTAMVAAYARQGQLHEASALLHRPDARRNVVTWTALLSGYARARRVDEARALFDRMPERNVVSWNTMLEAYASAGRMGAACALFDGMPVRDAGSWNILLAALVRSGTMDEARRLFERMPERNVMSWTTMISGLARSGSADEARALFDGMPERNVVSWNAMISGYARNLRIDEALDLFMNMPERDVASWNIMITGFIQNKDLKKAQELFDEMPKRNVVSWTTMMNGCLQGNESEMALQVFNGMLVDGIRPNQVTFLGAVDACSNLAGLSEGQQVHQMICKTPFQFDNFIESSLMKLYAKCGEIRLARKVFDLSGEKDVISWNGMIAAYAHHGAGVEAIALYEKMQENRYKPNDVTYVGLLSACSHSGLVDEGLRIFEYMAKDKSIAVRDEHYSCLIDLCSRAGRLDDAKRLINGLKLKPTSSTVWSALLGGCNAHGNESIGDLAARNLLEAEPDNAGTYTLLSNIYASAGKWKEAAKIRSEMNDRGLKKQPGCSWIELANKVHVFVARDKSHSESELIYSLLQDIHHMMRMAGSDPRDHMQLIDEDLVDLQV